The genomic segment AATGGAAGTATTAATGTAGAAAGCAAAAGAGGATTGACATTATTTGTCATATACCTGCCAATAAAAGGAATGCCTTAGAAATAACTTCGTATTCTAAACAAAATCATGAAATGATTTTGTTCAACCTTGATCGTTGTCGTGAGAAATTGTGGTGTAGTATACACCATAATTTCCTAGACATCAAGGACAAAATCCTGATGATTTAACAGGGTTTTGGACGATGAAAGTCGGATGTTATTTCTTAGCCATTACTAACAGGAGGAATAAATTATGGCCAGAATAAACTCCAAAAAAGCACCAAATGGAAAGCGAATTCTACTTGTAGATGACCAGGAAGATTATAGAATAGTGACTCAAACATTATTGGAAAGAGAAGGTTATGAAGTCTACACTGCCAGTAATGGGATTGAAGCTATTGAGCTGGTGAAACAGCAGCATTTTGACTTAGTGCTTCTGGATTACTTTATGCCTGGAGGAATGACAGGTGAAGAAGTTGTACAAGAAATTCGTAAATTTAATGAGTATATACAGGTTATACTCCAGACAGGCTATTCTGGTGAGCATCCTCCTCGGGATATGATGCGAGCTCTTGATATACAAGGATATCATGATAAATCTGATGGTCCGGAAAAACTCTTGCTATGGGTAGACGTAGGCCTAAAATCCGCATACACAGTACAAATGCTTTATAAGAGTCGACAAGGGCTGAAATATATTCTTGAAATAACTCCTGAATTACATAAGATACAGATGGTAGAAAATTTACTTCAGGGAATTCTTTTACAAGTAACCGGATTGCTAGGAATAGTAAACTCTTTTTTGGCGGTTCTGCCCGAAGAAGCTGACACCATTGATAATATTTCTACATCGGATATTTTTATTGCAATGCTGGAAGAGGGAACCAATCTTGAAATTCGTGCTGCTACAGGTAAGTTTTCTGATAACAGCCCAATCGAAAGGAGTCTTGAGGGGTCAAAAATAAGAAAAATCAAGGATGCACTTATAAAAACTGAAGTATATTTATCTAATGAATGTTCAATTATACCATTGGTTGTAGGAGAAACAGCACTTGGGATTATTTACCTGGAACAGAATGATATTCGACCTGAGGATGTAGAACTTGTAAATATCTTTGCCAATCAGGCTGCTGCAGCCATACAAAATGCATATCTGTACTCAACAGCTACAATAGATAAATTGACAGGCGTTTATGTCAGATCTTTCTTTATCCAACAGCTAATGCGTGAGATTCGTGCATCTTTTCGTCAGAAAAGTCCCTTAAGCTTAATTTTGCTTGATATTGATTACTTGAAGCAAATCAATGATACTGCAGGCCATCTTGGAGGCGACCAGGCTCTTTCTATAATGGGTTCAACATTAAAAAAATCCACCCGCGTTAATGATATTGTAGGTCGCTATGGTGGAGATGAGTTTATTATTCTATTGCCAAATACTCCTTTGGAAAACGTTCATAACATTACAGAGAGAATTTACGAGAATTTACAGGGATGCCATGT from the Pseudobacteroides sp. genome contains:
- a CDS encoding diguanylate cyclase, which produces MARINSKKAPNGKRILLVDDQEDYRIVTQTLLEREGYEVYTASNGIEAIELVKQQHFDLVLLDYFMPGGMTGEEVVQEIRKFNEYIQVILQTGYSGEHPPRDMMRALDIQGYHDKSDGPEKLLLWVDVGLKSAYTVQMLYKSRQGLKYILEITPELHKIQMVENLLQGILLQVTGLLGIVNSFLAVLPEEADTIDNISTSDIFIAMLEEGTNLEIRAATGKFSDNSPIERSLEGSKIRKIKDALIKTEVYLSNECSIIPLVVGETALGIIYLEQNDIRPEDVELVNIFANQAAAAIQNAYLYSTATIDKLTGVYVRSFFIQQLMREIRASFRQKSPLSLILLDIDYLKQINDTAGHLGGDQALSIMGSTLKKSTRVNDIVGRYGGDEFIILLPNTPLENVHNITERIYENLQGCHVEGHFGSIPIQCSMGACGLKIQDFEHGNIPQPYTQSYLEEIAKLLIDRADKMLYQAKKNGRSCAVIEQSYI